A single window of Neurospora crassa OR74A linkage group VII, whole genome shotgun sequence DNA harbors:
- a CDS encoding heterokaryon incompatibility protein: protein MDDKTSPSSIPPRHQELSYTTIPLNTPATEIRLLELFPSADFFSPLSCRLYTTPIASPAPFKALSYAWGSDDKTHLIYIDSSNVTSDNGNGNDAESDASLASGLSAVTSSDDNEVNTTVDGGRTGADALNGEKCMIRITSSLDTCLRHLRAIHHRHHHPSTILTLWIDQLCIDQSDSDEKAVQVGLMGQIYSQAKQVLIWLGPAADGSDEVMDMLAELGREYESVGKSVADAPYIAQLMTEIGRGVEFEDRGGEKRKGGIGANEENIVNVPGGGGGDAAAAGNSGESGSRVDLGVDVTDIEALDKAAVACTRNEAEASTGKTAMAVVEEGAARLFRLGLSGELQAFFRRPWFTRLWVVQEACHCADTVFVCGMKPPVSYDILGPMSICGLIITQQSMLKSRYMLKSGVRDPSFDGDLERFIVSVMSDLLVQTVPLYKTRYQTVRQISKGNGGDNLFSLLVATYTQDTLTREAKLHRDRIYALLGLAADVNELGIQPDYSSQTRTAQILTGVAEAIIGKTKDGFPVEVLSYSQFPKTTLDDGSDEQLPSWVPDWGSGLSNPFYYRLRKTHMFMACGPHRSVDMVPTTTAGVLGLRGYLVDTIEEVVGMMPTRNRWRESIEYFEKLGRLWELSKQKNQPIYDTQARREEALWRVPVEDTVAGRFTSELVDQLDATRAKAGFALEYHKWRRGLELYEAMDCDTTTVPGLGRGADGVDDDKKKKALEWLAHASGADTGLYYYLAMSKATTGRRLYLTKEGYMGTGPSNMQPGDVVVVFPGARIPFVLRPTGEDNTFAYVGDVYCDGIMDGEITLREERRDFFLV, encoded by the coding sequence ATGGACGACAAGACCTCCCCCTCATCAATACCACCTCGGCACCAAGAACTCTCCTACACCACCATCCCTCTCAACACCCCCGCCACCGAAATCCGCCTCCTCGAGCTCTTTCCCTCCGCCGACTTCTTCTCCCCGCTCTCCTGCCGCCTCTACACCACGCCCATCGCCTCGCCTGCACCCTTCAAAGCCCTCTCCTACGCGTGGGGCAGCGACGACAAGACGCATCTGATTTACATTGACTCGTCCAACGTCACCAGCGACAATGGCAATGGAAATGATGCAGAGTCAGATGCAAGCCTTGCAAGCGGTCTCAGCGCTGTCACTTCTTCCGATGACAACGAGGTCAATACTACCGTCGACGGCGGTAGGACTGGGGCTGATGCTCTAAATGGAGAGAAGTGTATGATCCGGATAACATCCTCGCTAGACACTTGTCTGCGTCATCTGCGCGCTAtacaccaccgccaccaccacccttcgACCATTCTGACACTCTGGATCGATCAACTCTGCATCGATCAATCTGATTCGGATGAAAAGGCTGTTCAGGTTGGACTTATGGGTCAGATCTACTCGCAAGCCAAACAGGTGCTGATTTGGCTGGGTCCGGCAGCGGACGGGTCAGATGAAGTGATGGATATGTTGGCGGAGCTGGGGAGGGAGTATGAGAGTGTTGGGAAAAGCGTGGCCGATGCACCTTACATTGCACAATTGATGACAGAAATAGGCAGGGGTGTCGAATTTGAGGACCGTGGTGgtgagaaaaggaaaggggggaTTGGGGCGAACGAGGAGAATATCGTCAATGtccctggtggtggtggtggtgatgctgctgctgctgggaaCAGTGGTGAAAGTGGGAGTAGGGTTGACTTGGGCGTGGACGTCACCGATATCGAGGCATTGGACAAAGCAGCAGTGGCCTGCACGAGAAACGAAGCCGAAGCAAGCACCGGAAAGACCGCCATGGCAGTCgtggaggaaggagcagcAAGACTTTTTCGTCTGGGGTTGTCGGGAGAGTTGCAAGCTTTTTTCCGACGCCCATGGTTTACGCGCTTGTGGGTCGTGCAGGAGGCGTGCCACTGCGCCGATACTGTCTTTGTGTGTGGGATGAAGCCGCCGGTGAGCTACGATATTCTTGGGCCGATGTCTATTTGTGGATTGATTATCACACAACAATCAATGCTCAAGAGTCGCTACATGCTGAAGAGCGGCGTGAGGGACCCTAGTTTCGACGGAGACTTGGAAAGATTTATTGTGTCTGTCATGAGCGACTTGTTAGTACAGACAGTTCCGTTATACAAAACTCGCTATCAGACAGTTCGGCAGATCTCGAAAGGAAATGGGGGTGATAATCTATTCTCACTGCTCGTCGCTACGTACACGCAAGACACTTTAACTCGAGAGGCGAAGTTGCACAGAGATCGGATTTATGCTTTGTTGGGTTTGGCGGCGGATGTCAATGAGCTGGGGATACAACCCGATTATTCCAGTCAAACGAGAACTGCGCAAATTCTGACCGGGGTAGCAGAGGCTATCATCGGGAAAACAAAGGACGGTTTTCCGGTCGAGGTTCTCTCTTATTCGCAGTTTCCCAAAACAACCCTCGACGATGGAAGTGATGAACAACTACCATCGTGGGTACCGGACTGGGGGTCTGGCTTGAGTAATCCATTTTATTATAGACTCAGGAAGACGCATATGTTTATGGCATGCGGGCCTCATCGTTCAGTCGATATGGTGCCGACTACAACTGCTGGGGTGCTGGGTCTACGAGGATATCTTGTTGATACCATAGAAGAGGTGGTCGGCATGATGCCGACGAGAAACAGATGGCGTGAGAGCATTGAGTACTTTGAGAAGTTGGGCAGACTATGGGAACTTTCGAAGCAGAAGAATCAACCCATATACGATACGCAGGCGCGAAGGGAAGAGGCACTTTGGCGTGTGCCCGTGGAAGACACGGTGGCTGGTAGATTTACTTCGGAGCTCGTGGATCAACTTGACGCTACTAGGGCAAAGGCTGGCTTTGCCCTTGAATACCACAAGTGGAGACGTGGCTTGGAGCTATATGAAGCCATGGATTGTGACACAACAACTGTGCCCGGTTTGGGCCGTGGGGCGGATGGTGTGGATGAtgataagaagaaaaaagctCTTGAATGGTTGGCACACGCATCAGGGGCAGATACAGGACTTTACTACTACCTAGCTATGAGCAAAGCTACTACCGGAAGGAGGCTATACCTCACAAAGGAAGGGTACATGGGTACGGGGCCCTCCAACATGCAACCCGGAGACGTGGTTGTTGTATTTCCAGGGGCCCGTATCCCTTTCGTGTTACGACCCACGGGCGAAGACAACACATTCGCCTACGTGGGAGACGTATACTGCGATGGCATTATGGATGGAGAGATCACCCTCAGGGAGGAGAGACGGGATTTCTTCTTGGTGTAG